In one Mesorhizobium australicum genomic region, the following are encoded:
- a CDS encoding ABC transporter permease — protein sequence MIRDTLQKYGVLILIVALIVVLSVASNAFLTPRNLLNVVNQAVPLALIASALTLAIIAGGFDLSTGAVFGVASVLSATVAVNLDPMLGLVAGPLIGLVLGLVNGVIVTGFSVHPFLATLATGVVYRGLAILIAGGGLIPVRDEVFSWLGRGRVGIVNIAVIVLAVFAAAMMFLLNATTFGRRVRAVGGNEEAAILSGVRTDLVKIATFALTGLAAGLAGTIAVSRIGVGQPTAGVGMELDAIAAVIIGGTSIYGGSGAVYRSLSGVLLLALIGNGFNILNVDPFLKDLTTGLVILVAVGLSAKRRAR from the coding sequence ATGATCCGCGACACTCTTCAGAAGTATGGCGTCCTGATCCTGATCGTGGCGCTGATCGTCGTCCTATCGGTGGCGAGCAATGCGTTCCTGACACCGCGCAACCTGCTCAACGTCGTCAACCAGGCCGTCCCGCTGGCACTGATCGCCAGCGCGCTGACGCTCGCGATCATCGCCGGCGGCTTCGACCTGTCGACGGGCGCGGTCTTCGGCGTCGCCTCGGTGCTCAGCGCCACGGTCGCGGTCAACCTCGATCCCATGCTGGGCCTCGTCGCGGGGCCGCTGATCGGCCTCGTTCTCGGCCTGGTCAATGGCGTCATCGTGACCGGCTTCAGCGTGCATCCCTTCCTCGCCACGCTCGCCACCGGCGTGGTCTATCGCGGCCTGGCTATCCTGATCGCCGGCGGCGGCCTCATCCCGGTGCGCGACGAGGTGTTTTCCTGGCTTGGCCGCGGCCGCGTCGGCATCGTCAATATCGCGGTGATCGTGCTCGCGGTCTTCGCGGCGGCGATGATGTTCCTGCTCAATGCCACCACCTTCGGTCGGCGCGTGCGTGCGGTCGGCGGCAACGAGGAGGCGGCGATCCTCTCGGGCGTCCGGACGGATCTGGTCAAGATCGCAACCTTCGCGCTGACGGGCCTTGCCGCAGGCCTCGCGGGCACGATCGCCGTCTCGCGCATCGGCGTCGGCCAGCCGACGGCCGGCGTCGGCATGGAACTGGACGCGATCGCCGCGGTGATCATCGGCGGCACCAGCATCTATGGTGGATCGGGCGCGGTCTACCGCTCGCTGTCGGGCGTGCTGCTGCTGGCGCTGATCGGCAACGGCTTCAACATCCTCAACGTCGACCCGTTCCTCAAGGATTTGACGACCGGACTGGTCATCCTTGTGGCAGTCGGCCTCAGCGCCAAGCGCCGGGCCCGATAG
- a CDS encoding GMC family oxidoreductase: MTSERLRSFDYVIVGAGSAGSTLASRLSEDPKARVCLIEAGPADSNLSIHVPAAQIKNMVSPHYSWHYFTEPQRGLGGRAIHMPMGRILGGSSSLNGMLYVRGDRWDYDHWAELGCDGWAYEDVLPFFRKSEGNERGANHYHGGDGPLKVRKGTPGTAICEAFVEACAGAGERINDDFNGEDQEGFGYFDNTIHRGRRWSTASAFLRPAERRSNLTVLTRALVPRIVLENGVARGVEVVVNGRSETVQADAEVILCAGAIGTPHLLMLSGVGPADHLRSVGVDVALDVPSVGANFQDHLGHHINIDCPLPVSAYRLLNPVRAFMAGVQYTLTRGGPLGRPSLPTGGFYKSKPDAEVADAQMHLTIAKLPEIEEVSGKIPLPSGHGFCVVVNQGRPASRGHVRLKSADPMARPAVDPNYLGEASDEDGLFAAVAKVGELMERPEMRPYITLPDELPRRFGDRKVFRAELLRMAGSAFHPVGTCRMGTDAEAVVDPQLRMNGIRRLRIADASVMPTLINGNTNAPSIMIGERAAALISGR; the protein is encoded by the coding sequence ATGACGTCTGAACGCCTTCGGTCTTTCGACTATGTCATCGTGGGAGCCGGGTCAGCGGGCAGCACGCTCGCCAGCCGGCTGTCGGAAGATCCGAAGGCGCGCGTCTGCCTGATCGAGGCGGGGCCGGCGGACTCTAACCTGTCGATCCATGTTCCGGCGGCGCAGATCAAGAACATGGTGAGCCCGCATTATTCCTGGCATTATTTCACCGAACCGCAGCGAGGGCTCGGCGGCCGCGCGATCCACATGCCGATGGGACGTATCCTCGGCGGATCGAGCTCGCTCAACGGCATGCTCTACGTGCGCGGCGACCGTTGGGACTACGACCACTGGGCGGAGCTCGGCTGCGACGGCTGGGCCTACGAGGACGTCTTGCCCTTCTTCCGCAAATCGGAGGGCAACGAGCGCGGCGCGAACCATTATCACGGGGGCGACGGGCCCCTGAAGGTGCGCAAGGGGACGCCCGGCACCGCGATCTGCGAGGCCTTCGTTGAGGCCTGTGCCGGCGCCGGCGAACGCATCAACGACGATTTCAACGGAGAGGACCAGGAAGGCTTCGGCTATTTCGACAACACGATCCATCGCGGCAGGCGCTGGAGCACGGCCTCCGCATTCCTGCGGCCCGCCGAGCGCCGGTCTAACCTGACCGTGCTGACACGCGCACTGGTGCCGCGCATCGTGCTCGAGAACGGCGTGGCGCGGGGTGTCGAAGTGGTCGTGAACGGTCGCAGCGAAACGGTCCAGGCGGATGCGGAGGTGATCCTCTGCGCTGGCGCGATCGGCACGCCGCACCTGCTGATGCTGTCGGGCGTGGGGCCGGCCGATCATCTGCGCTCCGTGGGCGTGGACGTGGCACTCGACGTGCCGAGTGTGGGTGCGAATTTCCAGGATCACCTTGGACATCACATCAATATCGATTGTCCGTTGCCGGTCAGCGCCTACCGGCTCCTGAATCCGGTGCGGGCCTTCATGGCCGGCGTGCAATATACGCTGACGCGCGGGGGGCCGCTGGGCCGCCCTTCGCTTCCGACCGGTGGTTTCTACAAGTCGAAACCGGACGCGGAGGTCGCCGATGCGCAGATGCATCTCACCATCGCCAAGCTGCCGGAGATCGAGGAGGTGTCGGGCAAGATACCGCTCCCCTCCGGCCATGGCTTCTGCGTCGTCGTCAACCAGGGCAGACCGGCGAGTCGCGGTCATGTCAGGCTCAAATCCGCCGACCCGATGGCGCGGCCGGCGGTCGATCCGAACTATCTCGGGGAAGCCTCCGACGAGGATGGCCTCTTCGCCGCAGTGGCGAAGGTCGGAGAGCTGATGGAGCGACCCGAGATGCGGCCTTACATCACCCTGCCCGACGAGCTGCCCCGCCGCTTTGGCGACCGCAAGGTCTTCCGCGCGGAGCTTCTCAGGATGGCCGGCAGCGCGTTCCACCCGGTCGGCACTTGCCGGATGGGCACGGATGCGGAGGCGGTCGTCGATCCGCAACTGCGCATGAACGGCATCAGGAGACTGCGCATCGCCGACGCGTCCGTCATGCCGACGCTGATCAATGGCAACACCAATGCGCCGTCGATCATGATCGGCGAGAGGGCCGCGGCGCTGATATCCGGCCGATAG
- a CDS encoding flavin reductase family protein: protein MTIHVDAAEPALPSMDNGAFRSIMRTMVNGVTVITTSHEGHMHGMTATAFSSVSADPPTVLIVLNRSTRTHPLVSASRHFVVHLLSEDQIELGNRFAGKLDDQFDGISYTINEHGIPVIDGVVATLECETVNELSVGTHTIFIGRVLRGSRSQTMPLVYHDGSYKAVAGR, encoded by the coding sequence ATGACGATCCATGTGGATGCCGCCGAACCAGCCCTCCCCTCGATGGACAATGGCGCGTTCCGTTCCATCATGCGCACCATGGTCAACGGTGTGACGGTGATCACCACCTCGCACGAAGGTCACATGCATGGCATGACAGCCACTGCCTTCTCGTCGGTGTCGGCCGATCCCCCCACGGTGCTGATCGTGCTCAACCGCTCGACGCGCACCCATCCACTCGTCAGCGCCAGCCGGCACTTCGTCGTCCACCTCCTGTCGGAGGACCAGATCGAGCTCGGCAACCGGTTTGCCGGCAAGCTGGACGACCAGTTCGACGGCATTTCCTATACGATCAACGAGCACGGCATCCCCGTCATCGACGGCGTCGTCGCCACGCTCGAATGCGAGACCGTTAACGAGCTCAGCGTCGGCACGCACACGATCTTCATCGGCCGCGTGCTGCGAGGCTCGCGGTCGCAGACGATGCCGCTGGTCTATCACGACGGAAGCTACAAGGCCGTCGCCGGCCGCTGA
- a CDS encoding ABC transporter ATP-binding protein, whose protein sequence is MNAIVELKDISISFSGETVYDRLSFDIRDGEFLCIVGQSGCGKSTLLRVIGDLLKVDSGKVLVGSRPADQAWDEIAYVFQSPRLLPWRNAEENVVLGQQLRFGRSRSRAEMLERARSLLELVGLGKDRLKMPAMLSGGERQRVSIARALAVEPRIILMDEPFSALDVMTRHRMRAEIVDLWRKTGKTIIFVTHEVDEAIELADRIVVLSSKPTKVRSIIEVPQDRPRNLEDPALRAMHDQLRKLIGDPSVH, encoded by the coding sequence TTGAACGCGATCGTCGAACTCAAGGATATCAGCATCTCCTTCTCGGGAGAGACCGTCTACGACCGGCTGTCCTTCGACATCCGCGACGGCGAGTTCCTTTGCATCGTCGGGCAGAGCGGCTGCGGCAAGTCGACCCTTCTCAGGGTGATCGGCGACCTGCTTAAAGTCGATTCCGGCAAGGTGCTGGTCGGCTCGCGGCCGGCGGACCAGGCTTGGGACGAGATCGCCTACGTCTTCCAGTCGCCTCGCCTACTGCCCTGGCGCAATGCCGAGGAGAACGTCGTTCTCGGCCAGCAGCTTCGTTTCGGGCGCAGTCGCTCCCGCGCCGAGATGCTGGAGAGGGCCCGCTCGCTGCTCGAGCTCGTCGGCCTCGGCAAGGACCGGCTGAAGATGCCGGCCATGCTGTCGGGCGGCGAGCGCCAGCGCGTCTCGATCGCGCGGGCGCTGGCGGTGGAGCCGCGCATCATCCTCATGGACGAGCCCTTCTCCGCCCTCGACGTCATGACGCGCCACCGCATGCGCGCCGAGATCGTCGATCTTTGGCGCAAGACCGGCAAGACCATCATCTTCGTCACCCACGAGGTCGACGAGGCGATCGAACTCGCGGACCGGATCGTGGTGCTGTCCAGCAAGCCGACGAAGGTCCGCTCGATCATCGAAGTGCCGCAGGACCGTCCCCGCAATCTAGAAGATCCGGCGCTGCGCGCAATGCACGACCAGCTCAGGAAGCTGATCGGCGACCCTTCGGTCCACTAG
- a CDS encoding ABC transporter substrate-binding protein, which translates to MKSRFGAVLGMALSIAASSAAWAAEKVTVGMIADPGYHSAMWAILNGKVSDPNVEVSVDFMPIPAAHQAALSQQYDIMPNGTNAIPALAEQGLPVRVLATVIRYLPGEDVVQPGLWVRKDSPIQNLADLKGKSIAVQSVSAGDVVSRRAIMQELYGYNVSAIGGDFNWVEIPGSQFEAALEAGRVDAAAFSNVKAYQISKSPDYRAVMHGGADLVKLYGAPLPAILLFTYQTKIDEKPEAIAAAAKLLAQSAQYLKEHQDEVFADVAPKYNMNPADLKGWFTEFGEMPYTLKQSDKDVMVKSWATAVKLGILTKAPDTADGLIAPQAVMAD; encoded by the coding sequence ATGAAATCTCGTTTCGGAGCAGTCCTGGGAATGGCGTTGTCCATCGCCGCGTCGAGCGCGGCCTGGGCGGCGGAGAAGGTCACGGTGGGGATGATTGCCGATCCCGGCTATCACTCGGCCATGTGGGCGATCCTCAACGGCAAGGTGAGCGATCCCAATGTCGAGGTGTCGGTCGACTTCATGCCGATCCCGGCGGCGCACCAGGCGGCGCTGTCGCAGCAGTACGACATCATGCCGAACGGCACCAATGCGATCCCGGCTCTCGCGGAGCAGGGCCTGCCCGTGCGCGTGCTCGCCACCGTCATCCGCTACCTGCCCGGCGAGGACGTCGTGCAGCCGGGCCTGTGGGTGCGCAAGGACAGCCCGATCCAGAACCTGGCCGACCTGAAGGGCAAGTCGATCGCGGTCCAGTCGGTCTCGGCTGGCGACGTCGTTTCTCGCCGCGCGATCATGCAGGAATTGTACGGTTACAACGTCTCCGCAATCGGCGGCGACTTCAACTGGGTCGAGATTCCCGGCTCGCAGTTCGAGGCGGCACTGGAGGCCGGTCGCGTCGACGCCGCGGCCTTCTCGAACGTGAAGGCCTATCAGATCTCCAAGTCGCCGGACTATCGCGCCGTCATGCATGGCGGCGCCGATCTGGTGAAGCTCTATGGCGCGCCGCTGCCGGCCATCCTGCTCTTCACCTACCAGACCAAGATCGACGAGAAGCCGGAGGCGATCGCGGCGGCGGCCAAGCTGCTCGCCCAGTCCGCCCAGTATCTCAAGGAGCACCAGGACGAGGTGTTCGCGGACGTCGCGCCGAAATACAACATGAACCCGGCCGACCTGAAGGGCTGGTTCACCGAGTTTGGCGAGATGCCATACACGCTGAAGCAGTCCGACAAGGACGTGATGGTCAAATCCTGGGCCACCGCCGTGAAGCTGGGCATCCTCACCAAGGCACCTGATACGGCCGACGGGCTCATCGCGCCCCAGGCCGTGATGGCCGATTGA
- a CDS encoding ABC transporter permease, translating into MQMAAERLTDTAPAKGARTGGGRWMPSRRTVATVAFLVAVLAVWQVYSLFVPPIQIPSPLRVASRFATMWSDPGFLTYAGYTFLHVLVSVVLAFVLALVIALLCYFFPVLDLAVYGRLAPFMNSFPGIGWAFLALIWFGINSQAVIFSATAAMLPLALINIGTGLRELSREAIEMSVSFTRAPLRQVRLVILPMLFPYLFAALRLCFGVSFQIVVIVELLCGAKGLGSIINFARSRYWTDMIFAVAILILLVVFLVDRLVLARLQDRIGKVYNV; encoded by the coding sequence ATGCAGATGGCCGCTGAGAGGCTGACGGACACGGCACCCGCGAAGGGTGCGCGCACGGGCGGCGGACGATGGATGCCGAGCCGGCGCACGGTGGCGACGGTGGCTTTCCTCGTCGCGGTGCTTGCCGTCTGGCAGGTCTACTCTCTGTTCGTTCCCCCGATCCAGATTCCTTCGCCGCTGCGCGTCGCGTCGCGCTTCGCCACGATGTGGTCGGATCCCGGCTTCCTGACCTATGCCGGCTACACTTTTCTGCATGTGCTGGTGTCGGTCGTGCTCGCCTTCGTTCTGGCACTCGTCATCGCCCTGCTCTGCTACTTCTTCCCGGTGCTGGATCTGGCCGTGTACGGGCGGCTCGCGCCATTTATGAACTCGTTTCCAGGCATCGGCTGGGCGTTCCTGGCGCTGATCTGGTTCGGCATCAACAGCCAGGCGGTGATCTTCTCCGCGACCGCCGCCATGCTGCCGCTTGCCCTGATCAACATCGGCACGGGGCTGCGCGAGCTCAGCCGCGAGGCGATCGAGATGTCTGTCTCCTTCACGCGCGCGCCGCTGCGCCAAGTCCGGCTGGTCATCCTGCCGATGCTGTTCCCGTATCTCTTCGCGGCGCTGCGCCTGTGCTTCGGCGTCTCGTTCCAGATCGTCGTCATCGTCGAGCTGCTCTGCGGCGCCAAGGGATTGGGCAGCATCATCAACTTCGCCCGCTCGCGCTACTGGACGGACATGATCTTCGCGGTGGCGATCCTCATCCTCCTCGTCGTCTTCCTGGTCGACCGGCTCGTGCTTGCGCGGCTGCAGGACCGCATCGGCAAGGTGTACAATGTCTAG
- a CDS encoding ABC transporter permease, producing the protein MSSGTLLYRLFGRSSLVANGLLVLALAAWWATSSTLPERIFPSIGTIALTLLDFAQDPEFWWNAAVTFSRIVVAIAAATIVGGLIGIMPRYWPSTGGIVDNILVPFFSSFPGLAWAILGTVWFGVTSQAVIIVQFFIVLPFALVNVAEGAKAIGTEEVEMGRSFSRNRLATFWRIELPLLSPFFMSAITISYGVCWKISLIAELFGARSGIGYMMQHAQDVGQTDRILALCIAIVIFVIIGQRFILQPLSRLIVKGESSGVAGRNG; encoded by the coding sequence ATGTCTAGCGGAACGCTCCTCTACCGGCTCTTCGGCCGCTCCAGCCTGGTCGCCAACGGACTGCTCGTCCTTGCGCTGGCCGCCTGGTGGGCAACCTCCAGCACACTGCCGGAGCGGATCTTTCCATCCATCGGCACCATCGCGCTCACCTTGCTCGATTTCGCGCAGGATCCGGAGTTCTGGTGGAACGCGGCGGTCACCTTTTCGCGCATCGTGGTGGCGATCGCGGCGGCGACGATCGTCGGTGGGTTGATCGGTATCATGCCGCGCTACTGGCCCTCCACCGGCGGCATTGTCGACAACATCCTCGTGCCGTTCTTCAGCTCCTTTCCCGGCCTCGCCTGGGCGATCCTGGGCACGGTCTGGTTCGGGGTGACGTCACAGGCGGTCATCATCGTCCAGTTCTTCATCGTTCTACCGTTCGCCCTCGTGAACGTCGCCGAGGGCGCCAAGGCGATCGGAACCGAAGAGGTGGAGATGGGGCGCAGCTTCAGCCGCAACCGACTTGCCACGTTCTGGCGCATCGAACTGCCGCTGCTCAGCCCGTTCTTCATGTCAGCGATCACGATCTCCTATGGCGTATGCTGGAAGATCAGCCTGATCGCCGAACTGTTCGGCGCCCGGTCGGGCATCGGCTACATGATGCAGCATGCCCAGGATGTCGGGCAGACGGATCGCATCCTCGCGCTCTGCATCGCCATCGTCATCTTCGTCATCATCGGCCAGCGCTTTATCCTGCAGCCGCTGTCGCGGCTAATCGTCAAGGGCGAAAGCAGCGGCGTGGCCGGCCGCAATGGCTGA
- a CDS encoding ketopantoate reductase family protein, translating into MADRSPSAGDRRRVLFWGAGAIGGTVAAYLARSGHEITVVDANRAHVEAIRAHGLKIVGPVDQFTVDVPAFSPEEVAGRWPVVMLAVKAQATREACRQIAEHLDEDGIVVSLQNGLCETLIAEELGASRTMGALIGFMGDWLAPGEIRFGQRAKFAVGELDGRMSPRLADLARLLGDFEPDVEATDDIWGYLWGKLGFGALIFGTALGKSTLTELFSSRELLPVWRGLAGEVMAVAAASDIRPRGFDGFEPAAFSAQASPADAQRSMDEMAAILKGSPKTHSGPWRDIAVHKRRTEIRDQMEPVIAAGLRNGVPTPMLRRLVDLIGRVESGELEQSDALIRRLADGDPALAVNEASIA; encoded by the coding sequence ATGGCTGACCGGTCGCCTTCCGCGGGAGATCGAAGGCGCGTCCTCTTCTGGGGGGCGGGCGCGATCGGCGGGACCGTCGCGGCATATCTCGCGCGCAGCGGCCATGAGATCACCGTGGTCGATGCCAACCGCGCCCATGTCGAGGCGATCCGCGCGCATGGGCTGAAGATTGTCGGCCCGGTTGACCAATTCACGGTCGATGTCCCGGCATTCTCACCGGAAGAGGTGGCCGGCCGCTGGCCGGTCGTGATGCTGGCGGTGAAGGCGCAGGCGACGCGCGAGGCCTGCCGGCAGATCGCGGAGCATCTCGACGAGGATGGCATCGTCGTCTCGCTGCAGAACGGATTGTGCGAGACGCTGATCGCGGAGGAGCTGGGTGCGTCGCGCACCATGGGGGCCCTTATCGGCTTCATGGGCGACTGGCTGGCCCCTGGCGAGATCCGCTTCGGCCAGCGGGCGAAGTTCGCGGTCGGCGAGCTGGACGGGCGGATGTCGCCGCGGCTCGCCGATCTTGCGCGATTGCTTGGTGACTTCGAACCGGACGTCGAGGCGACGGACGACATCTGGGGCTATCTGTGGGGGAAGCTCGGCTTCGGCGCCCTGATCTTCGGAACTGCATTGGGTAAATCAACTCTTACCGAGCTGTTCTCCTCGCGCGAACTGCTGCCGGTGTGGCGTGGGCTCGCCGGTGAGGTGATGGCGGTCGCGGCGGCATCGGACATAAGGCCGAGGGGCTTCGATGGTTTCGAGCCGGCGGCTTTTTCGGCACAGGCGAGCCCGGCCGACGCGCAGCGCAGCATGGACGAGATGGCGGCGATCCTGAAGGGAAGCCCGAAGACGCATTCGGGCCCATGGCGCGACATCGCCGTCCACAAGCGCAGGACCGAGATACGCGATCAAATGGAGCCGGTGATCGCGGCAGGGCTGCGCAACGGCGTACCGACCCCGATGCTTCGCCGCCTGGTTGATCTCATCGGACGTGTCGAAAGCGGCGAGCTGGAGCAGTCCGACGCGCTGATCAGGCGGCTTGCCGACGGTGATCCGGCCCTCGCGGTCAACGAAGCATCCATTGCCTAA
- a CDS encoding polysaccharide deacetylase family protein: protein MSFARPDRSNWKLPDSARIAVSVNLALEAFRHKSQLTLEARPGKTDHFSLSYAEYGARAGIWRILDLLDELGLKASMSTNGKAAELYPDAVRAVAQAGHEVVGHGWENDVLNEDADPEKELEEIRRVTEAIASAAGVRPVGWTSPGSAGSQNTLDLLAGEGYIWNGDQANDDLPYSVPTKNGPMMILPRVNMPQNDLIMWAKANNPPGVIFESFKDTFDELYAEGRKGSPKWVEIVLHAHMGGRPTLIPTVRRCIAYARQHEGVWFPRKGDIARWAAGIEGIDLGARA, encoded by the coding sequence ATGTCGTTTGCGCGTCCGGACCGCTCGAACTGGAAACTGCCGGACAGCGCGCGCATCGCCGTGTCCGTGAATCTCGCGCTCGAGGCGTTCCGCCACAAGAGCCAGCTGACGCTCGAGGCGCGGCCTGGCAAGACCGACCACTTCTCGCTGTCCTATGCGGAGTATGGCGCCCGCGCCGGCATCTGGCGGATCCTCGACCTGCTCGATGAGCTTGGCCTCAAGGCATCGATGTCGACCAACGGCAAGGCGGCGGAGCTTTATCCGGATGCCGTGCGGGCGGTGGCGCAGGCGGGGCACGAGGTCGTCGGCCACGGCTGGGAGAACGACGTCCTCAATGAGGACGCCGATCCCGAGAAGGAACTGGAAGAGATCCGTCGCGTCACAGAGGCCATTGCCTCCGCGGCCGGCGTGAGACCCGTCGGCTGGACCAGCCCCGGCTCGGCTGGATCGCAGAACACGCTCGATCTGCTCGCGGGCGAGGGCTACATCTGGAACGGCGACCAGGCCAATGACGATCTGCCTTACAGCGTGCCGACGAAGAACGGCCCGATGATGATCCTGCCGCGCGTGAACATGCCGCAGAACGACCTCATCATGTGGGCGAAGGCGAACAATCCGCCCGGTGTCATCTTCGAGAGCTTCAAGGACACATTCGACGAGCTCTACGCGGAGGGCCGCAAGGGCAGCCCGAAATGGGTGGAGATCGTGCTTCATGCCCATATGGGCGGACGTCCGACGCTCATCCCCACCGTGCGGCGCTGCATCGCCTATGCCCGCCAACACGAAGGCGTCTGGTTCCCGCGCAAGGGCGACATCGCCCGCTGGGCCGCTGGCATCGAGGGCATAGACCTCGGCGCCCGCGCCTGA
- a CDS encoding LLM class flavin-dependent oxidoreductase, whose translation MQKSIFMQGGAPFKLGLFGYLHDGGVSLTTASERWAANWDDIAKMAVYADEGGLDFLLPYARWKGIPGEIPQRTWSFETLAQAAALSGLTKRIGVFSTVHTPIIHPVIAAKMMATIDHASHGRAGVNIVCGWNQDDFDMFGIESLPHDERYKHGREWFEIWSRLMSGVTEPFDYDGDHFKGVRRAEAMPGSVQRPWPVVISAAFSPAGRSFAMETSDYLLTVAEDLEAARREITALSDLPSSGNRAEPLKPIAVCYAVCRETREEAEAFHRYYAEEKADNVAVDYWVAGRQTQAMLPEAIYRMRTRIAGGNTNFPLVGSPQDVADQLIALHEAGFSGAGIGLVDYVADLPILVENVVPILAKAGLRA comes from the coding sequence ATGCAGAAGAGTATTTTCATGCAAGGCGGCGCGCCCTTCAAATTGGGGTTGTTCGGCTACCTGCATGACGGTGGGGTGAGCCTGACCACCGCCAGCGAGCGATGGGCCGCCAACTGGGACGACATCGCGAAGATGGCGGTCTATGCCGATGAAGGCGGGCTCGATTTCCTGCTGCCCTATGCCAGGTGGAAGGGCATTCCCGGCGAGATCCCCCAACGCACATGGTCGTTCGAGACCCTGGCGCAGGCGGCTGCGCTGTCGGGCCTGACGAAGCGTATCGGCGTCTTCTCCACCGTTCACACGCCGATCATCCATCCGGTCATTGCGGCAAAGATGATGGCGACGATCGATCACGCGTCGCACGGCCGCGCGGGCGTGAACATCGTCTGCGGCTGGAACCAGGACGATTTCGACATGTTCGGCATCGAGAGCCTGCCGCATGACGAACGCTACAAGCACGGACGCGAATGGTTCGAGATCTGGTCGCGGCTGATGTCCGGCGTGACCGAGCCGTTCGACTACGACGGCGATCATTTCAAGGGCGTCCGCCGGGCCGAGGCGATGCCTGGAAGCGTCCAGCGCCCCTGGCCGGTCGTCATCTCCGCCGCGTTCTCACCTGCGGGGCGGAGCTTTGCCATGGAGACGTCGGACTATCTTCTGACGGTCGCAGAGGATCTGGAAGCGGCGCGCCGGGAGATCACGGCACTGTCCGACCTGCCGTCAAGCGGCAACCGTGCCGAGCCGCTGAAGCCGATCGCGGTGTGCTACGCGGTCTGCCGCGAGACGCGGGAGGAGGCCGAGGCGTTTCACCGCTACTATGCCGAGGAGAAGGCCGACAATGTCGCCGTCGACTATTGGGTAGCGGGCCGCCAGACACAGGCGATGCTGCCGGAGGCGATCTATCGCATGCGCACGCGCATCGCCGGCGGCAATACCAACTTCCCGTTGGTCGGCAGCCCGCAGGATGTCGCCGACCAGCTCATCGCCCTCCATGAGGCAGGTTTCTCCGGCGCGGGGATAGGGCTCGTCGACTATGTCGCGGACCTGCCGATCCTTGTCGAGAACGTGGTGCCGATCCTCGCCAAGGCCGGGCTTCGCGCGTAG